In Bacteroidota bacterium, a single genomic region encodes these proteins:
- a CDS encoding recombinase zinc beta ribbon domain-containing protein, with translation MPNKISTYRDELPLRGHLICPKCGRTLTGSGSTGRSGDKFYYYHCLKGCKERINAIDTNAAFTQKLKSLRLNSQEINIFMKNLSKRLKDNSSNNNTERIKVATDIEKNKLRLKNAQMLMLDGDISSLEYHEMKLKFEREILDLSQEQNKFSPAPISHDKIIDTCKNVILNLDIAYEKADTQIKQRIIGSIFPEKFMFENNRVRTTKVNEVILKLCASIKDSRRNKKGQQTFFELLPCEVGPPGLEPGTKRL, from the coding sequence ATGCCCAATAAAATTAGCACTTATAGAGATGAGTTACCTTTAAGAGGGCATTTAATTTGTCCTAAGTGTGGTAGAACACTTACAGGCTCAGGCTCTACTGGTCGTTCTGGAGATAAATTCTATTATTACCATTGCCTAAAAGGCTGCAAGGAGCGCATAAATGCTATTGATACAAATGCTGCATTTACTCAAAAGCTTAAATCACTTAGACTCAATTCTCAAGAGATTAACATCTTCATGAAAAACCTTTCAAAAAGGTTAAAGGACAACTCAAGTAATAATAATACCGAGCGAATCAAAGTTGCCACCGATATTGAGAAGAATAAATTAAGATTGAAAAATGCCCAAATGCTTATGTTGGATGGTGATATTAGTTCTTTAGAATACCATGAAATGAAACTGAAATTTGAGCGAGAGATTTTAGATTTATCGCAAGAGCAAAACAAATTTAGCCCAGCACCCATTTCACACGATAAAATTATCGATACCTGCAAGAATGTTATTCTAAACCTTGATATTGCTTACGAGAAGGCAGATACACAAATAAAACAGCGAATAATTGGTTCGATATTTCCAGAAAAATTCATGTTTGAAAATAATCGAGTTCGAACCACAAAAGTGAATGAAGTGATTCTTAAACTTTGCGCTAGTATCAAGGATTCCAGAAGGAATAAAAAAGGGCAACAAACTTTTTTTGAGTTGTTGCCCTGTGAAGTGGGCCCACCTGGGCTCGAACCAGGGACCAAAAGATTATGA